The proteins below are encoded in one region of Paenibacillus albus:
- a CDS encoding acetate kinase: MIILVMNAGSSSLKYQLYNMESEAVLAVGRVERIGMDDSILTHEPTGGIEVNRVSEILDHNEAVRKVIDILTHREHGVMTSISEINAVGHRVVHGGESFKQSTLVTQEVKQEIRRLFDLAPLHNPPAMMGITAVELHLPGVPQVVVFDTAFHQSMPKESFLYPIPMVLYRRHKIRRYGFHGTSHDYVSKQAAKVLGRPLEELKLVTCHIGNGASCAAILHGKTLDTSMGLTPLEGLMMGTRSGDLDPAIVPFTINKEELTLNEVNSMLNKHSGLLAISGISSDMREIVQAMDEGDSHAKLAFDMYTYRLRKYIGAYAAAMDGIDAVIFTAGVGENSWPVRKAVCEKLTFLGIEFDEERNLERSKEARYITKDGSRTSVLVVPTNEELLIARDTFEIVKSS; this comes from the coding sequence ATGATTATCCTTGTGATGAATGCGGGGAGTTCCTCGTTAAAATATCAGCTCTACAACATGGAGAGCGAGGCTGTTCTCGCAGTCGGCCGCGTTGAGCGCATCGGAATGGATGATTCGATTCTGACGCATGAGCCTACTGGCGGCATCGAAGTGAACCGCGTGAGCGAAATTCTCGATCATAACGAAGCGGTCCGCAAAGTCATTGATATTCTGACGCACCGTGAGCATGGCGTGATGACATCCATCTCTGAGATTAATGCGGTAGGCCATCGGGTCGTACATGGCGGCGAGAGCTTCAAGCAATCGACGCTTGTCACGCAAGAGGTGAAGCAGGAGATCAGACGTCTGTTCGACCTCGCTCCGCTGCATAATCCGCCTGCGATGATGGGCATTACAGCGGTCGAGCTACATTTGCCAGGCGTGCCGCAGGTCGTCGTATTCGATACGGCGTTCCATCAGTCGATGCCGAAGGAATCATTCTTATATCCGATTCCGATGGTGCTCTACCGCCGTCACAAGATTAGACGATATGGCTTTCACGGCACATCGCATGATTATGTGAGCAAGCAAGCGGCGAAGGTGCTCGGCAGACCGCTTGAGGAGCTGAAGCTTGTCACCTGCCATATCGGCAACGGCGCCAGCTGCGCAGCGATTCTGCATGGCAAGACGCTCGATACGAGCATGGGGTTAACGCCGCTGGAAGGACTCATGATGGGTACGCGCAGCGGCGACCTCGATCCGGCAATCGTGCCGTTTACGATAAACAAGGAAGAGCTGACGCTGAACGAAGTCAATTCGATGCTGAACAAGCACAGCGGATTGCTGGCGATCAGCGGCATCAGCAGTGATATGCGCGAGATCGTTCAAGCGATGGACGAAGGCGACAGCCATGCGAAGCTGGCATTCGATATGTATACCTACCGGCTGCGCAAGTATATCGGTGCTTATGCGGCGGCGATGGATGGCATTGACGCCGTTATTTTCACAGCTGGTGTCGGTGAGAATTCATGGCCGGTTCGCAAAGCAGTATGCGAGAAGCTGACGTTCCTTGGCATCGAGTTCGACGAAGAGCGTAACCTGGAGCGTTCCAAGGAAGCCCGTTATATCACGAAGGACGGCTCCCGTACGAGCGTGCTCGTCGTTCCGACGAATGAAGAGCTGCTTATCGCAAGAGATACGTTTGAAATCGTGAAATCATCATAA
- the asnS gene encoding asparagine--tRNA ligase has product MRTLTTISQLKDNAGQSVWIGCWVNNKRSSGKIQFLQLRDGSGYVQGVVVKSEVSEEIWAAAKELTQESSLYVKGIVREEPRSQSGYELTVEDIEIIQVTQEYPITPKEHGVDFLMDRRHLWLRSPKQRAVLVIRAEIIRSIQQFFDNNGFTLVDPPILTPSSCEGTTNLFHTKYFEEDAYLTQSGQLYMEAAAMALGKVYSFGPTFRAEKSKTRRHLIEFWMIEPEMAFVDHEENLRVQERFVSFVVQNVVKNCRKELEAIGRDISKLENIQVPFPRISYDDAIKFLQEQGQEIQWGEDFGAPHETAIAESHDRPVFITHYPASFKAFYMKPDPNRPEVVLCADMIAPEGYGEIIGGSQRIDDPELLAERFAEHELSTEAYQWYLDLRKYGTVPHSGFGLGLERTVAWICGLDHVRETIPFPRMLYRLYP; this is encoded by the coding sequence ATGAGAACATTAACAACAATTAGCCAGCTGAAGGACAACGCTGGACAATCGGTATGGATCGGATGCTGGGTAAACAATAAGCGTTCCAGCGGCAAAATCCAGTTCCTCCAGCTGCGTGACGGCAGCGGCTATGTGCAAGGCGTCGTGGTAAAGAGCGAAGTATCGGAAGAGATTTGGGCAGCAGCGAAGGAATTGACGCAAGAGAGCTCGCTATATGTAAAAGGTATCGTACGTGAGGAGCCGCGCAGCCAGTCTGGCTATGAGCTGACGGTCGAAGACATCGAGATCATTCAAGTGACGCAGGAATATCCGATTACGCCGAAGGAGCATGGCGTCGACTTCTTGATGGACCGCCGTCATCTGTGGCTCCGTTCACCGAAGCAGCGCGCAGTGCTGGTTATTCGCGCTGAGATTATCCGTTCGATTCAGCAGTTCTTTGACAACAACGGCTTTACGCTCGTAGATCCGCCGATTTTGACGCCTTCTTCGTGCGAAGGAACGACGAATCTGTTCCATACGAAATATTTTGAGGAAGATGCGTATTTGACGCAAAGCGGCCAGCTGTACATGGAAGCGGCAGCGATGGCGCTTGGGAAAGTATACTCGTTCGGTCCGACCTTCCGCGCGGAGAAGTCGAAGACACGCCGCCACTTGATCGAGTTCTGGATGATCGAGCCGGAGATGGCGTTCGTCGATCACGAAGAGAACCTGCGCGTGCAAGAGCGTTTCGTTTCCTTCGTTGTGCAGAATGTAGTCAAGAACTGCCGCAAGGAGCTTGAAGCAATCGGCCGCGACATCAGCAAGCTGGAGAATATTCAGGTGCCATTCCCGCGCATCTCGTATGATGACGCGATTAAGTTCCTGCAAGAGCAAGGCCAAGAAATCCAGTGGGGCGAAGACTTCGGTGCGCCGCATGAGACAGCAATCGCGGAATCGCATGATCGTCCAGTATTTATTACGCACTACCCGGCATCGTTCAAGGCCTTCTATATGAAGCCAGATCCGAACCGTCCGGAGGTTGTGCTCTGCGCTGATATGATCGCGCCAGAGGGCTATGGGGAAATCATCGGCGGCTCGCAGCGGATCGACGATCCGGAATTGCTGGCAGAGCGCTTCGCGGAGCATGAGCTGTCGACGGAAGCCTATCAATGGTACCTTGATCTGCGCAAATACGGCACAGTGCCGCATTCCGGCTTCGGGCTTGGCCTTGAGCGTACGGTAGCGTGGATTTGCGGTCTGGATCACGTTCGCGAGACGATTCCGTTCCCACGCATGCTGTACCGTTTGTATCCATAA
- a CDS encoding DnaD domain protein, whose protein sequence is MKNEMWKAYARGMAAAMNGGGVVVPAGLLRAYRGVGLSDTEMMLMVQLMMYRQLEGVDFPTPEQLAERLGLMPKAAHQLLSRLMKEELLAIDDEIDSESGMQTERYNWNGFVIRCAEWLADEAKQTFEAERELQQQRSSSSASAQAAQSSDLFSVFEQEFGRPLSPMECETISAWVDQDRYPDELIRFALKEAVFAGKLHFRYIDRILLEWSRNRVTNTEEAKAHTQKFRGGRGS, encoded by the coding sequence GTGAAAAATGAAATGTGGAAAGCTTACGCCAGAGGCATGGCGGCGGCAATGAACGGCGGCGGTGTCGTCGTTCCAGCCGGTCTGCTGCGTGCTTACCGCGGCGTTGGTTTATCCGACACCGAGATGATGCTGATGGTACAGCTGATGATGTACCGTCAGCTCGAAGGTGTCGACTTTCCTACGCCGGAGCAGCTGGCTGAGCGCCTTGGCTTAATGCCGAAGGCGGCGCATCAGCTGCTAAGCCGTCTCATGAAGGAAGAGCTGCTCGCCATTGATGACGAGATCGATTCAGAGAGCGGCATGCAGACAGAGCGCTATAACTGGAACGGCTTCGTTATCCGCTGCGCCGAATGGCTGGCAGATGAAGCGAAGCAGACGTTTGAGGCGGAGCGGGAGCTTCAGCAGCAGCGCAGCAGCAGCAGTGCTTCGGCGCAAGCTGCGCAATCTTCGGATCTGTTCTCCGTGTTCGAGCAGGAATTCGGCCGTCCGCTCTCCCCGATGGAGTGCGAGACGATCAGCGCTTGGGTGGATCAGGACCGGTATCCCGATGAATTGATCCGGTTCGCGCTGAAGGAGGCGGTATTCGCGGGAAAGCTGCACTTCCGCTACATTGACCGCATCCTGCTCGAGTGGAGCCGGAACCGAGTAACGAATACGGAAGAAGCGAAAGCACATACGCAGAAGTTTCGCGGCGGCCGCGGGTCTTAA
- a CDS encoding PadR family transcriptional regulator translates to MKVNKELMKGSTVILILSLLSKAEMYGYEMIKEIERKSDGVFSFKEGTLYPILHSLEMELCVESFWAEKGGRKRKYYRITKQGQAMLKEKEQEWSLFSLSVNRVIGEGQA, encoded by the coding sequence ATGAAAGTGAACAAAGAGTTGATGAAGGGCAGCACCGTCATCCTGATTCTATCGCTGCTTAGCAAAGCCGAAATGTACGGCTATGAGATGATCAAGGAAATTGAGCGCAAATCCGATGGCGTGTTCTCCTTCAAGGAGGGGACGCTGTATCCGATTTTGCATTCGCTCGAGATGGAGCTATGCGTGGAGTCGTTCTGGGCGGAGAAAGGCGGCCGCAAGCGCAAATATTATCGGATTACGAAGCAAGGACAAGCGATGCTGAAAGAGAAAGAGCAGGAGTGGTCTTTATTCAGTTTATCGGTCAATCGCGTCATCGGGGAGGGACAGGCATGA